The following coding sequences lie in one Xanthomonas hyacinthi genomic window:
- a CDS encoding peptidylprolyl isomerase: protein MTNTLSAFLATLLAIAGVSAPAAAQQTQPLDRIAAVVDEDVVLQSELDRAVRNVKAQYAGREAQLPPDNVLQRQVLERLVLVKLQVARANSTGIRVGDDELNRAIGSIAQQNGTDVDGLRKKLAADGMAFDDFRNSVRDEITVQRLRQSFAQSRINVSESEVDAALAQQATTGAQYHLAHILVGLPEGATADQIKTGQGKIDGVKSLIDKGEIDFSAAAVRYSDSPNALEGGDLGWRSLDEIPNAFAQLIRDMKPGQVAGPLRGPSGFQLLKLVEIRDASANPEKKTVTEYHARHILIRVNEAQPDAAAKAKIETLRARIAGGADFQAVAKESSDDANSRGQGGDLGWFPADAFGPDFGHQIEGLSDNQISPPFRTEAGWHIVQRVATRQTDVTSDSQRAQVRETIGRRKLEEEYNRFLQEMRGEAYVNLRVGGAENAAAPAADATAPAATPAAAATKP from the coding sequence ATGACCAATACCCTCTCCGCTTTCCTCGCCACCTTGCTGGCGATCGCCGGCGTGTCCGCTCCGGCCGCCGCGCAACAAACCCAACCGCTGGACCGCATCGCCGCGGTCGTCGACGAGGATGTCGTCCTGCAGAGCGAACTGGATCGTGCCGTTCGCAACGTGAAGGCGCAGTATGCCGGCCGCGAAGCGCAGCTGCCGCCGGACAACGTGCTGCAACGCCAGGTGCTCGAGCGCCTGGTGCTGGTCAAGCTGCAGGTGGCGCGCGCCAACAGCACCGGTATCCGCGTCGGCGACGACGAACTGAACCGTGCCATCGGCAGCATCGCCCAGCAGAACGGCACCGACGTGGACGGCCTGCGCAAGAAGCTCGCCGCCGACGGCATGGCGTTCGACGACTTCCGCAATTCGGTGCGCGACGAGATCACCGTGCAGCGCCTGCGCCAGAGCTTCGCGCAGAGCCGCATCAACGTCAGCGAGAGCGAAGTGGACGCGGCGCTGGCGCAGCAGGCCACCACCGGCGCCCAGTACCACCTGGCGCACATCCTGGTCGGCCTGCCGGAAGGCGCCACCGCCGACCAGATCAAGACCGGGCAGGGCAAGATCGACGGGGTCAAGAGCCTGATCGACAAGGGCGAGATCGATTTCAGCGCCGCCGCGGTGCGCTATTCCGACAGCCCCAACGCACTGGAAGGCGGCGACCTCGGCTGGCGCAGCCTGGACGAGATCCCGAACGCCTTCGCGCAGCTGATCCGCGACATGAAGCCGGGCCAGGTCGCCGGCCCGCTGCGCGGCCCCAGCGGCTTCCAGCTGCTGAAGCTGGTCGAGATCCGCGATGCCTCGGCCAATCCGGAAAAGAAGACGGTCACCGAGTACCACGCCCGCCACATCCTGATCCGCGTCAACGAGGCGCAGCCGGACGCCGCCGCCAAGGCCAAGATCGAGACCCTGCGCGCGCGCATCGCCGGCGGCGCCGACTTCCAGGCCGTGGCCAAGGAGTCCTCCGACGACGCCAACAGCCGTGGCCAGGGCGGCGATCTGGGCTGGTTCCCGGCCGACGCGTTCGGCCCGGACTTCGGCCACCAGATCGAAGGCCTGAGCGACAACCAGATCTCGCCGCCGTTCCGCACCGAGGCCGGCTGGCACATCGTGCAGCGCGTGGCCACGCGCCAGACCGACGTGACCAGCGACAGCCAGCGCGCGCAGGTCCGCGAGACCATCGGCCGCCGCAAGCTGGAGGAGGAGTACAACCGCTTCCTGCAGGAAATGCGTGGCGAAGCCTATGTGAACCTGCGCGTCGGCGGCGCCGAAAACGCCGCCGCGCCTGCTGCCGACGCCACCGCGCCGGCGGCAACCCCGGCGGCGGCCGCCACCAAGCCGTAA
- the pdxA gene encoding 4-hydroxythreonine-4-phosphate dehydrogenase PdxA, with the protein MLPSLALVPGEPAGIGPELCVRLAQQPRRDCQLLAFADPDTLRAAAAALSLPLQLLPESAPALAPGDLRLRAVGNAVPSRFGHTEPANAAAVIGALTQAADACLRGELAGLVTGPVHKAAINDGGIAYTGTTELLARHAGREVVMMLANDIVRVALATTHLPLRAVADALTPALLERCLRIVHAALRSEFGIAEPVIAVLGLNPHAGEDGHLGREEIEVMAPVLNALRGEGMRLVGPLPADTAFLPQKLAGFDTVLAMYHDQGLPVLKYSGFEQAVNLTLGLPYPRVAVDHGTALELAGRGSADPSSLFAAVAQCAQLAARRALA; encoded by the coding sequence GTGCTGCCCTCGCTCGCGCTGGTGCCGGGCGAGCCGGCCGGGATCGGCCCGGAACTGTGCGTGCGGCTGGCGCAACAGCCGCGCCGCGACTGCCAACTGCTGGCCTTCGCCGATCCCGACACCTTGCGCGCCGCGGCCGCGGCGCTGTCACTGCCGCTGCAGCTGCTGCCCGAATCCGCCCCCGCATTGGCGCCTGGCGACCTGCGCCTGCGCGCGGTCGGCAATGCCGTGCCCAGCCGTTTCGGCCATACCGAACCGGCCAATGCCGCCGCCGTGATCGGCGCGCTGACCCAGGCCGCCGACGCCTGTCTGCGCGGCGAACTGGCCGGTCTGGTCACCGGCCCGGTGCACAAGGCCGCGATCAACGACGGCGGCATCGCCTACACCGGCACCACCGAACTGCTCGCCCGCCACGCCGGGCGCGAAGTAGTGATGATGCTGGCCAACGACATCGTGCGCGTGGCCCTGGCCACCACCCACCTGCCGTTGCGCGCGGTTGCCGACGCACTGACGCCCGCGTTGCTGGAACGCTGCCTGCGCATCGTCCACGCCGCGCTGCGCAGCGAATTCGGCATTGCCGAGCCGGTCATCGCAGTGCTCGGACTGAATCCGCACGCCGGCGAAGACGGCCACCTGGGCCGCGAGGAAATCGAGGTGATGGCGCCGGTGCTGAACGCCTTGCGCGGCGAAGGCATGCGCCTGGTCGGCCCGCTGCCGGCCGACACCGCCTTCCTGCCGCAGAAACTGGCCGGCTTCGATACGGTGCTGGCGATGTACCACGACCAAGGCCTGCCGGTACTCAAGTACAGCGGCTTCGAGCAGGCGGTGAACCTGACCCTGGGCTTGCCCTACCCGCGCGTGGCGGTCGACCACGGCACCGCGCTGGAGCTGGCCGGGCGCGGCAGCGCCGACCCGTCCAGTCTGTTCGCCGCGGTCGCGCAATGCGCGCAGCTGGCCGCGCGCAGGGCGCTTGCATAG
- the rsmA gene encoding 16S rRNA (adenine(1518)-N(6)/adenine(1519)-N(6))-dimethyltransferase RsmA: MTFYSGFSAPAKKSLGQHFLSDRHYIDSIVRAVDPKPDELLVEIGPGQGAITFPLLRRHGRLTVIEFDRDLIAPLTAAAAGVGELTILNRDVLSVDFAELAGAGRIRLVGNLPYNISSPILFHALDHAAAIADMHFMLQKEVVDRMAAGPGSKVYGRLSVMLQAYCAVTALFVVPPGAFRPPPKVDSAVVRLVPHAPQDIGIADRRRFADVVRAAFGQRRKTLRNALGGVCDAAQFEAAGVRPDARAEQLEVADFVRLANVAQA; encoded by the coding sequence ATGACGTTCTATTCCGGCTTCAGCGCCCCGGCCAAGAAATCGCTCGGCCAGCACTTCCTCAGCGACCGCCATTACATCGACAGCATCGTGCGTGCGGTCGATCCCAAGCCCGACGAGCTACTGGTCGAGATCGGCCCCGGCCAGGGCGCGATCACCTTCCCGCTGCTGCGCCGCCATGGCCGCCTGACCGTGATCGAATTCGACCGCGACCTGATCGCGCCGCTGACCGCCGCGGCGGCCGGCGTCGGCGAACTGACCATTCTCAACCGCGACGTGCTGTCGGTGGATTTCGCCGAACTGGCCGGGGCCGGCCGTATCCGCCTGGTCGGCAACCTGCCCTACAACATCTCCTCGCCGATCCTGTTCCATGCGCTGGACCATGCCGCGGCGATCGCCGACATGCACTTCATGCTGCAGAAGGAAGTGGTCGACCGCATGGCCGCGGGGCCGGGCAGCAAGGTCTACGGCCGGCTCAGCGTGATGCTGCAGGCGTACTGCGCGGTGACCGCGCTGTTCGTGGTGCCGCCGGGCGCGTTCCGGCCGCCGCCGAAAGTGGATTCGGCGGTGGTGCGGCTGGTGCCGCATGCGCCGCAGGACATCGGCATCGCCGATCGGCGGCGCTTCGCCGACGTGGTCCGCGCGGCCTTCGGGCAACGCCGCAAGACCTTGCGCAATGCGCTGGGCGGGGTCTGCGATGCGGCCCAGTTCGAGGCCGCCGGAGTACGCCCGGATGCCCGCGCCGAGCAGCTGGAGGTCGCCGATTTCGTGCGCCTGGCCAACGTGGCGCAGGCCTGA
- the apaG gene encoding Co2+/Mg2+ efflux protein ApaG yields MNDDAPYRIEVEVSPRFLDDQSAPEDGRYAFAYTIRIHNRGRVAARLIARHWEITDGNGRVERVDGDGVVGEQPRLRPGEDFRYTSGLMLETEHGTMRGHYDMEADDGTHFVAPVAPFVLAVPRTLH; encoded by the coding sequence ATGAACGATGACGCCCCCTATCGGATCGAGGTCGAAGTGTCGCCCCGGTTCCTCGACGACCAATCGGCGCCGGAGGACGGACGCTACGCGTTCGCCTACACCATCCGCATCCACAACCGCGGCCGCGTCGCCGCGCGGCTGATCGCCCGGCACTGGGAAATCACCGACGGCAACGGCCGCGTGGAGCGCGTGGACGGCGACGGCGTGGTCGGCGAACAGCCGCGGCTGCGTCCTGGCGAGGACTTCCGCTACACCTCCGGGCTGATGCTGGAAACCGAGCACGGCACGATGCGCGGCCACTACGACATGGAAGCCGATGACGGCACCCACTTCGTCGCGCCGGTCGCCCCGTTCGTGCTGGCCGTGCCGCGGACCCTGCACTGA
- a CDS encoding symmetrical bis(5'-nucleosyl)-tetraphosphatase, whose translation MSVWAIGDLQGCYDITQRLLEKIRFDPAVDRLWFCGDLVNRGGQSLETLRLVHALRAHSVVVLGNHDLSLLAIGERSPDEQRKVNPDLQRIVLAEDRDELLTWLRMQKLLHADRELGWMMIHAGLAPKWTTTLAEKHAREVEQQLHGSGYRKLFRNMYGDRPAWSPALTGYDRARAIINLFTRARYCTPRGRIAIEEKGAPGTQAQGLYPWFEVPGRAERDLKIVCGHWSTLGLTITQGVHAIDTGAVWGGKLTALRLDSEDLQVVQVPGRPIEGPPPVPRGRPPRRRSGPGRGAGAGAAASPPPDQE comes from the coding sequence ATGAGCGTGTGGGCCATCGGCGACCTGCAGGGTTGCTACGACATCACCCAGCGGCTGCTGGAGAAGATCCGCTTCGACCCGGCGGTGGACCGGCTGTGGTTCTGCGGCGACCTGGTCAACCGCGGCGGGCAGTCGCTGGAAACCCTGCGCCTGGTGCACGCGCTGCGCGCGCACAGCGTGGTGGTGCTGGGCAACCACGACCTGTCGCTGCTGGCGATCGGCGAACGCAGCCCGGACGAGCAGCGCAAGGTCAATCCGGACCTGCAGCGCATCGTGCTGGCCGAGGACCGCGACGAGCTGCTGACCTGGCTGCGCATGCAGAAACTGCTGCATGCCGACCGCGAACTGGGCTGGATGATGATCCATGCCGGGCTGGCGCCGAAGTGGACCACCACCCTAGCCGAGAAGCATGCGCGCGAGGTCGAGCAGCAGTTGCACGGCAGCGGCTACCGCAAGCTGTTCCGCAACATGTACGGCGACCGCCCGGCCTGGTCGCCGGCGCTGACCGGCTACGACCGCGCGCGCGCGATCATCAACCTGTTCACCCGCGCCCGCTATTGCACCCCGCGCGGACGCATCGCGATCGAGGAGAAGGGCGCGCCGGGCACCCAGGCGCAGGGCCTGTATCCGTGGTTCGAAGTGCCTGGCCGCGCCGAGCGCGACCTGAAGATCGTCTGCGGCCACTGGTCCACGCTGGGCCTGACCATCACCCAGGGCGTGCATGCGATCGACACCGGCGCGGTCTGGGGCGGCAAGCTCACCGCGCTGCGGCTGGACAGCGAAGACCTGCAGGTGGTGCAGGTGCCGGGGCGCCCGATCGAAGGGCCGCCACCGGTGCCGCGCGGGCGGCCGCCGCGGCGTCGCTCCGGCCCCGGACGCGGTGCTGGCGCTGGTGCGGCTGCGTCGCCGCCGCCCGATCAGGAATGA
- a CDS encoding dihydrofolate reductase has protein sequence MTLIAALDRGNAIGRDNDLPWRLPDDLKRFKALTLGKPVLMGRKTAQALGRALPGRLNLVMTRSGQVPFDGMQAVASLQAAIEAAQASGAEELSVIGGGDIFALALPHAEMLYLTHVDTLVERADAHFPAFDPAQWEVVARQAHAADAKHALAFEFVDYRRKRSAP, from the coding sequence CTGACCCTGATCGCCGCGCTCGATCGCGGCAACGCCATCGGCCGCGACAACGACCTGCCGTGGCGCTTGCCAGACGATCTGAAGCGCTTCAAGGCGCTGACCCTGGGCAAGCCGGTGCTGATGGGGCGCAAGACCGCGCAGGCGCTGGGCCGCGCGCTGCCGGGCCGCCTGAACCTGGTGATGACCCGCTCGGGGCAGGTGCCGTTCGACGGCATGCAGGCGGTCGCTTCGCTGCAGGCGGCGATCGAGGCGGCCCAGGCCAGCGGCGCCGAAGAGCTGTCGGTGATCGGCGGCGGCGACATCTTCGCGCTGGCCTTGCCGCACGCCGAGATGCTGTATCTGACCCATGTGGACACCCTGGTCGAGCGCGCCGATGCGCATTTTCCGGCGTTCGATCCGGCGCAGTGGGAGGTCGTGGCGCGGCAGGCGCACGCGGCCGATGCCAAGCATGCGCTGGCGTTCGAATTCGTCGATTACCGGCGCAAGCGTAGCGCGCCGTAG